The following proteins come from a genomic window of Citrobacter europaeus:
- a CDS encoding PTS mannose/fructose/sorbose transporter subunit IIC — protein MEITTLQIVLVFIVACIAGMESVLDEFQFHRPLVACTLIGAVLGDMKTGIIIGGTLEMIALGWMNIGAAVAPDAALASIISTVLVIAGHQSIGAGIALAIPLAAAGQVLTIIVRTITVAFQHAADKAAENGNLTALSWLHVSSLFLQAMRIAIPAVIVAISVGTSEVQSMLNAIPEVVTGGLNIAGGMIVVVGYAMVINMMRAGYLMPFFYLGFVTAAFTNFNLVALGVIGAVMAILYIQLSPKYNRVAGAPAAAAGNNDLDNELD, from the coding sequence ATGGAGATTACCACTCTTCAGATTGTGCTGGTGTTCATCGTCGCATGTATCGCGGGTATGGAGTCGGTACTCGATGAATTTCAGTTCCACCGTCCGTTGGTGGCCTGTACGCTGATTGGCGCCGTTCTCGGGGATATGAAAACCGGTATCATCATCGGTGGTACCCTGGAAATGATCGCCCTGGGTTGGATGAACATCGGTGCTGCGGTTGCGCCTGATGCCGCACTGGCCTCAATTATCTCTACCGTTCTGGTTATCGCGGGTCACCAAAGTATCGGTGCCGGTATCGCGCTGGCTATCCCGCTGGCAGCAGCAGGCCAGGTACTGACCATCATCGTTCGTACTATCACCGTAGCATTCCAGCACGCGGCGGATAAGGCGGCAGAAAACGGTAACCTGACGGCGCTCTCCTGGCTGCACGTGTCCTCCCTGTTCCTGCAGGCTATGCGTATCGCTATTCCGGCGGTAATCGTGGCGATTTCTGTTGGTACCAGTGAAGTTCAAAGCATGCTTAACGCCATTCCGGAAGTTGTGACCGGTGGTCTGAACATCGCAGGCGGTATGATCGTCGTGGTCGGTTATGCGATGGTCATCAACATGATGCGCGCAGGCTACCTGATGCCATTCTTCTACCTTGGCTTCGTCACCGCGGCATTTACTAACTTCAACCTGGTTGCTCTGGGTGTGATTGGCGCAGTAATGGCGATCCTCTACATTCAGCTGAGCCCGAAATATAACCGTGTAGCCGGTGCACCTGCTGCTGCGGCTGGCAATAACGATCTCGATAACGAACTGGACTAG
- the yoaE gene encoding CNNM family cation transport protein YoaE, with protein MELLMDPQIWVGLLTLVVLEIVLGIDNLVFIAILADKLPPKQRDKARLIGLSLALIMRLGLLSVISWMVTLTKPLFTVMDYAFSGRDLIMLLGGIFLLFKATTELHERLENREHDTGQTKGYASFWVVVTQIVILDAVFSLDAVITAVGMVNHLPVMMAAVVIAMAVMLLASKPLTRFVNQHPTVVVLCLSFLLMIGLSLVAEGFGFHIPKGYLYAAIGFSIIIELFNQIARRNFIRHQSTLPLRARTADAILRLMGGKRQASAQMESDNPVPVPVSEGAFVEEERYMINGVLSLASRSLRGIMTPRGEISWVDADLSVAEIREQLLSSPHSLFPVCRGELDEIIGIVRAKELLVALEDGVDVAAIASASPAIVVPETLDPINLLGVLRRARGSFVIVTNEFGVVQGLVTPLDVLEAIAGEFPDADETPEIIADAGGWLVKGGTDLHALQQALDVDTLVNEDEDIATVAGLVIAANGHIPRVGDVIEVAPLSITIVEANDYRVDLVRIVKEQPAHDEDE; from the coding sequence ATGGAATTATTAATGGACCCGCAGATTTGGGTGGGTTTGCTCACGCTTGTCGTTCTCGAAATTGTTCTGGGTATTGATAACCTGGTCTTCATTGCGATCCTGGCTGATAAGCTGCCGCCGAAACAGCGAGATAAAGCGCGTTTAATCGGTTTGTCACTGGCACTGATTATGCGTCTGGGCTTGTTGTCCGTGATTTCGTGGATGGTGACGCTGACAAAGCCGCTGTTTACGGTAATGGACTATGCGTTCTCGGGGCGCGATCTGATTATGCTGCTGGGGGGTATCTTCCTCTTGTTCAAGGCTACGACAGAGCTGCATGAGCGGCTGGAAAACCGTGAACATGATACCGGGCAGACGAAAGGGTATGCGAGCTTTTGGGTTGTCGTCACGCAGATTGTCATCCTCGATGCCGTGTTCTCGCTGGATGCGGTGATTACGGCGGTCGGTATGGTCAACCATCTGCCAGTGATGATGGCGGCAGTAGTGATTGCCATGGCCGTGATGCTGTTGGCCTCTAAGCCGCTGACCCGATTTGTGAACCAACACCCGACGGTGGTGGTGCTGTGTTTGAGCTTCCTGTTGATGATCGGTCTGAGCCTGGTTGCCGAAGGGTTTGGCTTCCACATTCCGAAAGGCTATCTGTACGCGGCGATTGGTTTCTCGATCATCATTGAGCTGTTTAACCAGATTGCCCGTCGTAACTTTATTCGTCACCAGTCAACGCTGCCATTGCGTGCGCGTACTGCCGATGCCATCCTGCGTCTGATGGGCGGTAAACGCCAGGCCAGCGCGCAGATGGAATCCGACAACCCGGTGCCGGTTCCCGTTTCGGAAGGCGCATTTGTGGAAGAAGAACGCTATATGATCAACGGCGTCCTCTCTCTGGCGTCGCGTTCATTACGTGGCATTATGACGCCGCGGGGTGAAATTAGCTGGGTTGATGCCGACCTGAGCGTGGCGGAAATTCGCGAGCAGTTGCTTTCTTCACCTCACAGCCTGTTCCCGGTATGTCGCGGCGAACTGGACGAAATCATCGGTATTGTGCGTGCTAAAGAGCTGCTGGTGGCGCTGGAAGACGGTGTAGATGTGGCGGCGATTGCCTCTGCGTCTCCGGCTATCGTTGTCCCGGAAACGCTGGATCCAATCAATCTGTTAGGCGTTCTGCGCCGTGCCCGCGGCAGCTTTGTCATCGTCACTAACGAATTTGGTGTCGTGCAGGGGTTGGTTACCCCACTGGACGTGTTAGAAGCTATCGCCGGTGAGTTCCCGGATGCCGATGAAACCCCTGAAATTATTGCTGATGCAGGCGGTTGGTTGGTGAAAGGCGGTACCGATCTGCATGCGTTGCAGCAGGCGCTGGACGTAGATACGTTAGTGAATGAAGATGAAGACATCGCCACGGTGGCAGGTTTAGTCATTGCGGCTAACGGTCATATTCCACGCGTCGGCGATGTTATCGAGGTTGCGCCGCTGAGCATTACGATTGTCGAAGCGAATGACTATCGTGTGGATTTGGTTCGCATTGTTAAAGAACAACCCGCTCACGACGAAGACGAGTAA
- the manX gene encoding PTS mannose transporter subunit IIAB: MTIAIVIGTHGWAAEQLLKTAEMLLGEQENVGWIDFVPGENAETLIEKYNAQLAKLDTSKGVLFLVDTWGGSPFNAASRIVVDKEHYEVIAGVNIPMLVETFMARDDNPSFDELVALAVETGSEGVKALKAKPVEKAAPAPVAAPKAAAPAKPMGPNDYMQIGLARIDDRLIHGQVATRWTKETNVTRIIVVSDEVAADTVRKTLLTQVAPPGVTAHVVDVAKMIRVYNNPKYAGERVMLLFTNPTDVERIVEGGVKITSVNIGGMAFRQGKTQVNNAISVDEKDIEAFKKLNERGIELEARKVSTDQKLKMMDLIAKAK, encoded by the coding sequence GTGACCATTGCTATTGTAATAGGCACACATGGTTGGGCTGCAGAGCAGTTACTTAAGACGGCAGAAATGCTGTTAGGCGAGCAGGAAAACGTCGGCTGGATCGATTTCGTTCCAGGCGAAAATGCCGAAACGCTGATTGAAAAGTACAACGCTCAGTTAGCAAAACTCGATACCAGTAAAGGCGTGCTGTTTCTCGTTGACACATGGGGAGGCAGCCCGTTTAACGCTGCGAGCCGCATTGTCGTCGATAAAGAGCATTACGAAGTTATCGCCGGTGTGAACATTCCCATGCTGGTTGAAACCTTCATGGCGCGTGATGACAACCCGAGCTTCGATGAATTAGTGGCACTGGCCGTTGAAACCGGTAGCGAAGGCGTGAAAGCGCTGAAAGCGAAACCGGTGGAAAAAGCCGCTCCTGCCCCAGTCGCAGCACCTAAAGCAGCAGCCCCCGCGAAACCGATGGGTCCGAACGATTATATGCAGATCGGCCTGGCGCGTATTGATGACCGCTTAATCCATGGTCAGGTGGCAACTCGCTGGACCAAAGAAACCAACGTAACACGCATTATCGTCGTCAGTGATGAAGTTGCCGCCGATACCGTGCGTAAAACGCTGCTGACTCAGGTAGCACCTCCGGGTGTGACAGCGCATGTGGTTGATGTCGCAAAAATGATCCGCGTCTATAACAACCCGAAATATGCAGGTGAGCGTGTGATGCTGTTGTTCACCAACCCTACCGACGTAGAACGTATCGTTGAAGGTGGTGTGAAAATTACCTCTGTAAACATTGGCGGTATGGCTTTCCGTCAGGGTAAAACGCAGGTAAACAACGCAATTTCTGTCGATGAAAAAGACATCGAAGCCTTCAAGAAACTCAATGAACGCGGTATTGAGCTCGAAGCGCGTAAAGTTTCTACCGATCAGAAACTGAAAATGATGGATTTGATTGCCAAGGCGAAATAA
- a CDS encoding EAL domain-containing protein yields the protein MQTAQRIIKNYRRNRLIVCTLCALLTLILTLAVRFISERNLNHHNTVTFANHAVEELDDILLPLQTGRDMLLPLIGLPCSVARLPLSKHAARLQTVRSISLIQSGILYCSSIFGYRNVPVRQLEPELPSREPQLLLSTDHSLIKGSPILTQWYPSSADGEDGVLEIVNIDLLSSMLLEPQPPQITNASLTVGNRHLLYGQGVVDTLPELNNEKRYQLSSQHFPFTISVTGPGASELAIKHLPTQLPLAVILSLLVGYLAWLATASRMSFSWEINLALAAREFELFCQPLLNAQTQQCMGVEILLRWNNPRQGWISPEVFIPIAEEHNLIVPLTRHVIAETIQQRHVFPMSSQFHIGINVAASHFRNGTLLKDLNQYWFSQHPIQQLVIELTERDALLDVDYRVVRELNRLGVKLAIDDFGTGNSSLSWLEKLRPDVLKIDKSFTSAIGTDAVNSTVTDIIIALGKKLNIELVAEGVETQAQAQHLRRHGVHLLQGFLYAKPMPLRDFPKWLAGSTPPPTRHNGRHSMPVMPFR from the coding sequence ATGCAAACAGCACAACGGATCATCAAAAACTATCGCCGGAATCGCTTAATCGTCTGCACATTATGTGCACTACTGACGCTCATCCTCACATTAGCTGTCCGATTTATTTCGGAGCGTAATTTAAATCATCACAATACCGTCACCTTTGCCAACCACGCCGTTGAAGAGTTGGATGACATACTTTTACCCCTACAGACCGGACGCGATATGTTGTTGCCGTTGATTGGTCTCCCCTGCTCAGTTGCACGTTTACCCCTGAGCAAACATGCTGCCAGGCTACAAACGGTACGCTCTATCAGCCTGATTCAAAGCGGGATCCTTTATTGCTCCAGCATTTTTGGTTATCGCAATGTGCCTGTTCGTCAACTGGAGCCTGAATTACCCAGCCGGGAACCGCAACTACTGCTGTCTACCGACCATTCGCTGATTAAAGGCAGTCCGATTCTGACGCAATGGTATCCATCCTCTGCCGATGGCGAAGATGGCGTACTGGAAATCGTTAATATTGATTTATTGTCGTCGATGCTGCTTGAACCCCAGCCGCCGCAAATCACCAATGCCAGCTTAACCGTCGGTAATCGCCATTTGCTATACGGACAAGGTGTTGTCGATACGCTCCCTGAACTGAATAATGAAAAACGCTACCAGCTCTCATCGCAGCATTTCCCCTTTACCATCAGCGTCACCGGTCCTGGCGCCAGCGAACTGGCGATTAAACATCTGCCAACACAGCTTCCGCTGGCAGTGATCCTCAGTTTATTAGTGGGCTACCTGGCATGGCTGGCAACCGCCAGCAGAATGAGCTTCTCCTGGGAGATCAATCTGGCCCTTGCGGCACGGGAATTTGAGCTGTTTTGCCAGCCGCTGCTCAACGCGCAAACCCAGCAATGCATGGGCGTGGAAATCCTTTTACGCTGGAATAACCCGCGCCAGGGTTGGATCTCTCCCGAAGTTTTTATTCCCATCGCTGAGGAGCACAACCTGATTGTGCCGCTTACCCGTCATGTCATCGCAGAAACCATTCAGCAGCGGCACGTTTTCCCGATGAGCAGCCAGTTTCATATTGGAATTAATGTTGCCGCCAGCCATTTTCGTAATGGTACGCTGCTAAAAGATCTCAACCAGTACTGGTTCAGCCAGCACCCTATTCAGCAGTTGGTTATCGAACTCACCGAACGCGATGCGTTACTGGATGTGGATTATCGGGTAGTGCGCGAATTAAATCGGCTGGGCGTAAAGCTGGCAATTGATGATTTCGGCACCGGCAACAGCTCGCTCTCCTGGCTGGAAAAGCTCCGCCCGGATGTGCTGAAGATTGATAAATCATTTACTTCTGCGATTGGAACAGACGCTGTGAATTCAACCGTCACAGACATCATTATTGCGTTGGGTAAAAAACTGAATATTGAACTGGTGGCGGAAGGCGTTGAGACACAGGCGCAGGCACAGCATTTGCGCCGACACGGCGTACATTTATTGCAAGGTTTTTTGTATGCGAAGCCGATGCCGTTGCGCGATTTTCCAAAATGGCTGGCGGGCAGCACGCCGCCGCCCACCCGGCATAACGGGCGGCACAGTATGCCCGTCATGCCGTTTCGCTAA